One genomic region from Amycolatopsis sp. FBCC-B4732 encodes:
- a CDS encoding CE1758 family FMN-dependent luciferase-like monooxygenase, producing the protein MEFGIFGVGDIATDPVTGRAPTEHERIGRMVELAVRAEEAGLDVYATGEHHNPPFVPSSPTTLLGFIAARTSRITLSTSTTLITTNDPVKIAEDYAMLQHLADGRVDLMLGRGNTGPVYPWFGKDIRDGIALAVENYALLRRLWREEVVDWSGRFRTPLQGFTSTPRPLDGKPPFVWHGSIRSPQIAEQAAFYGDGFFHNNIFWPVDHTKRMVAFYRERFEHHGHGPAGSAIVGLGGQVFMRRRSQDAIAEFRPYFDHSPIYGHGPSLEETMAQTPLAVGSPQQVIDRTMRFREDFGEYRRQLFNIDGMGLPHSAALDQIDLLGAEVVPALRSSSRAA; encoded by the coding sequence ATGGAGTTCGGGATCTTCGGGGTCGGGGACATCGCCACCGACCCCGTGACCGGCCGGGCGCCGACCGAGCACGAGCGGATCGGGCGGATGGTCGAGCTGGCCGTGCGCGCCGAAGAGGCCGGTCTCGACGTCTACGCGACGGGGGAGCACCACAACCCGCCGTTCGTGCCGTCGTCGCCGACCACGCTGCTGGGGTTCATCGCGGCGCGCACGAGCCGGATCACGCTGTCGACGTCGACGACGCTGATCACCACGAACGACCCGGTCAAGATCGCCGAGGACTACGCGATGCTGCAGCACCTCGCCGACGGCCGCGTCGACCTGATGCTCGGGCGTGGCAACACCGGCCCGGTGTACCCGTGGTTCGGCAAGGACATCCGCGACGGCATCGCGCTGGCCGTGGAGAACTACGCGCTGCTGCGGCGGTTGTGGCGGGAGGAGGTCGTGGACTGGTCCGGGCGGTTCCGGACGCCGTTGCAGGGCTTCACGTCGACGCCCCGGCCGCTGGACGGGAAGCCGCCGTTCGTCTGGCACGGGTCGATCCGCAGCCCGCAGATCGCCGAACAGGCCGCGTTCTACGGCGACGGTTTCTTCCACAACAACATCTTCTGGCCGGTCGACCACACCAAGCGGATGGTCGCGTTCTACCGGGAGCGGTTCGAGCACCACGGCCACGGCCCGGCCGGCAGCGCGATCGTCGGCCTCGGCGGCCAGGTGTTCATGCGCCGCCGTTCCCAGGACGCGATCGCGGAGTTCCGCCCGTACTTCGACCATTCGCCGATCTACGGCCACGGCCCGTCGCTCGAGGAGACGATGGCCCAGACACCCCTGGCCGTCGGCAGCCCGCAGCAGGTCATCGACCGCACGATGCGCTTCCGCGAGGACTTCGGCGAGTACCGGCGGCAGCTGTTCAACATCGACGGCATGGGCCTGCCCCATTCGGCGGCGCTGGACCAGATCGACCTACTGGGCGCGGAGGTGGTCCCGGCCCTGCGATCGTCGTCGCGCGCGGCGTGA
- a CDS encoding PaeR7I family type II restriction endonuclease codes for MTPEQRVEVAAAMLKYWEVRSKARDDQNSRGVNEPGERAGVTGGGHLDHVAHMLAQACIAAGAPPTEVYYKAPKDVVDSGAFTPGQISPGFTLPGFYRPTKMWDVVVRADGKPVVAIELKSQLGPSYGNNANNRAEEAIGTATDLTKAVERGLLPDKPWTGYVYIIEDDPASRERSRARPGQMFHPKDSVYESSSYQDRVRILCQRLVEEQMYDSTWAVTTSRPHCPQDTCPYLAKKFQNLSHDHAFGFRELDPEAGGYEAFIESFSAVIRKHYPPGHKRAFFRTHPDRSTPTLYDFE; via the coding sequence GTGACACCAGAGCAGCGTGTTGAGGTAGCAGCAGCAATGCTCAAGTACTGGGAGGTACGCAGCAAGGCACGCGATGACCAGAACAGTCGTGGCGTGAACGAGCCCGGCGAACGGGCTGGGGTCACGGGAGGCGGCCACCTTGATCATGTCGCTCACATGCTTGCCCAGGCATGCATCGCAGCCGGCGCCCCACCAACTGAGGTTTACTACAAAGCACCAAAGGACGTCGTGGATAGCGGCGCTTTCACGCCCGGACAGATATCACCTGGCTTCACTCTTCCCGGCTTCTATCGACCAACAAAAATGTGGGACGTTGTAGTTCGCGCCGACGGAAAACCCGTGGTGGCTATCGAACTCAAAAGTCAATTGGGCCCATCCTATGGAAACAATGCTAACAATAGAGCCGAAGAAGCAATCGGCACGGCAACCGACCTGACAAAGGCCGTCGAAAGAGGTCTACTGCCTGACAAGCCATGGACAGGTTACGTCTACATCATCGAAGATGATCCGGCCTCACGCGAGCGCAGCAGAGCAAGGCCTGGGCAAATGTTCCACCCCAAGGACTCTGTTTACGAATCAAGCTCTTACCAGGATCGAGTTCGAATTCTCTGCCAACGCTTAGTCGAAGAACAAATGTATGACTCCACGTGGGCGGTTACCACGTCGAGGCCACACTGCCCGCAAGATACGTGCCCCTACCTGGCCAAGAAGTTCCAAAATCTTAGTCACGATCACGCTTTTGGCTTCAGAGAGCTAGATCCAGAAGCAGGCGGCTATGAAGCTTTTATTGAATCTTTCTCGGCAGTCATCAGGAAACACTACCCTCCGGGACATAAGAGAGCTTTCTTCAGGACACATCCAGACAGGAGTACCCCAACCCTGTACGACTTCGAGTAA
- a CDS encoding NmrA/HSCARG family protein yields the protein MSEKKIIAVVGATGQQGGGLARAILDDPERRFALRALTRNPDSESARALAARGAEVVAADLDDEASLTKAFEGAYGAYLVTAFWEYNSVEREQHQARAMAAAAKAAGLRHVIWSTLPDTRLHLRDDDRAPTLHGRYKVPHFDSKAEAEAFFVEAGVPTTFLSTTFYFEAFLDFFRPVRDPDGVVALHLPMAGGRLPGIAAEDIGRTAFGVLARGPELAGETISISGENLTGEEYAAAFAKQLGTDVAYRPMGVDQLRASGAPGADDLANMFFYYAEHEAAFAGVRDPEAVRRLNPRLQDFTTWLAGHRDAFGEL from the coding sequence ATGTCCGAGAAGAAGATCATCGCCGTCGTCGGCGCGACCGGCCAGCAGGGCGGCGGGCTCGCACGCGCCATCCTCGACGACCCGGAGCGGCGGTTCGCGCTGCGTGCGCTCACCCGCAACCCGGACTCCGAGTCCGCGCGGGCCCTCGCCGCGCGCGGCGCCGAAGTCGTCGCGGCCGACCTCGACGACGAAGCGAGCCTGACGAAGGCGTTCGAAGGCGCGTATGGCGCTTACCTCGTCACGGCGTTCTGGGAGTACAACTCCGTGGAGCGCGAACAGCACCAGGCCCGCGCGATGGCCGCGGCCGCCAAGGCCGCCGGGCTGCGGCACGTGATCTGGTCGACCCTGCCCGACACCCGCCTCCACCTGCGTGACGACGACCGCGCGCCGACGCTGCACGGCCGGTACAAGGTCCCGCACTTCGACAGCAAGGCCGAGGCCGAGGCGTTCTTCGTCGAGGCCGGCGTGCCCACGACGTTCCTCTCGACGACGTTCTACTTCGAAGCCTTCCTCGACTTCTTCCGCCCGGTCCGCGACCCCGACGGCGTCGTCGCGCTGCACCTGCCGATGGCCGGCGGCCGGCTGCCGGGCATCGCGGCCGAGGACATCGGGCGCACGGCGTTCGGCGTCCTCGCCCGCGGCCCGGAGCTGGCGGGGGAGACGATCAGCATCTCCGGCGAGAACCTGACCGGCGAGGAGTACGCGGCGGCGTTCGCGAAGCAGCTCGGCACCGACGTCGCGTACCGGCCGATGGGCGTCGACCAGCTGCGTGCCTCGGGCGCACCGGGCGCCGACGACCTCGCGAACATGTTCTTCTACTACGCCGAGCACGAAGCCGCGTTCGCCGGCGTGCGCGACCCCGAGGCGGTGCGGCGGCTGAACCCGCGGCTGCAGGACTTCACGACCTGGCTCGCCGGCCACCGCGACGCCTTCGGCGAGCTGTGA
- a CDS encoding PaeR7I family type II restriction endonuclease, with product MLRGGQVLVDAATRARIDKALQLWVSVRAEQAERSSARGTPQQGRRSSVTGGRHLEGVCDLVVEELEATGAQDLELRRNKGATLAGYYRPTKSWDLLVLQHGSPVLAVEFKSMSGSEGKNLNNRADEVFGIAEDARQAEAHGLLPPNLRRAYIFVMGINADSTRPIGLSAAHGHVDEAFNEVSYLGRMATMCHRMRETGLYHLTWAVGVHEDVFDWDEPNPQVGWDRFADDLHRAFARGEATKATHP from the coding sequence ATGCTGAGGGGTGGGCAGGTTCTAGTGGACGCCGCGACACGAGCACGGATCGACAAGGCCTTGCAACTGTGGGTGAGTGTGCGTGCGGAGCAAGCGGAACGCTCGTCCGCTCGTGGGACCCCTCAACAGGGGCGTCGCTCCTCAGTCACTGGAGGGCGGCACCTAGAGGGAGTCTGTGACCTCGTGGTGGAGGAGCTGGAAGCCACGGGTGCCCAAGATCTGGAGCTCCGCCGGAACAAGGGTGCCACCTTGGCTGGCTACTATCGGCCGACCAAGAGCTGGGATCTCCTTGTCCTTCAGCACGGCTCGCCTGTCCTGGCGGTGGAGTTCAAGTCGATGAGCGGAAGCGAGGGCAAGAACCTCAACAACCGTGCAGACGAAGTCTTCGGCATTGCCGAGGATGCGAGGCAAGCTGAGGCGCACGGCTTGCTCCCGCCTAACCTGCGTCGCGCCTACATCTTCGTGATGGGGATCAATGCCGACAGCACGCGTCCCATCGGCCTGAGCGCAGCCCACGGGCATGTGGATGAGGCGTTCAACGAGGTGTCGTACCTTGGTCGGATGGCTACGATGTGTCACCGGATGCGGGAGACAGGTCTCTATCATCTCACGTGGGCAGTTGGGGTCCATGAGGATGTCTTCGACTGGGACGAGCCGAACCCGCAGGTAGGATGGGATCGGTTCGCCGACGACTTGCACCGGGCATTTGCCCGAGGTGAGGCGACCAAGGCGACTCATCCGTAA
- a CDS encoding recombinase family protein, giving the protein MRFVFYGRVSTEDQQDPEASRNWQLARAKALIDKHGEIVAEFFDVGQSRSIPWKRRPEATRLLAAMRSADRGFDAVVIGEPQRAFYGNQYGLTFPVLVHYGVGLWVPEVGGAIEPESEAHDLVMSVFGGMSKGERNRIKIRVRAAMAAQASVEGRFLGGRPPYGYRLADAGPHPNPAKAAEGKRLHRLEPDPVTALVVQRIYAEYVAGRGKFAIAEALTRDGILSPSGNDPARNRHRTGVAWAKGAVGVILTNPRYTGRQVWNKQRKDEVLIDVEDVGLGHETKMRWNTRDKWIFSEQIVHEPIIDVETFQRAQEIAAAKGAGRKTRERTRTRHPYVLSGLLHCGVCSRRMQGQRNHERPFYRCRYPIEYGLANKTEHPRNVYLAERDLLGPIDDWLATSFAPHRLHDTIDALCAAQPDLDVDPATAAAEKVIAECDRALERHRAALEAGADAQLVTGWIAETQARRAEAKARVTAKPMQQRLTKDQIRELVERLGDIRKVLATAAPVRKRELYRQLQLQATYHPGKRQVRIETNLDPHRWGYGKCPRGDLNPHAR; this is encoded by the coding sequence ATGAGGTTCGTGTTCTACGGCCGGGTCTCCACTGAGGACCAGCAAGACCCAGAGGCATCGCGGAACTGGCAGCTGGCCCGAGCCAAGGCGCTGATCGACAAGCACGGTGAGATCGTCGCCGAGTTCTTCGACGTCGGGCAGTCCCGCTCGATCCCCTGGAAGCGCCGGCCCGAGGCGACCCGGCTGCTGGCGGCGATGCGCAGCGCCGACCGCGGGTTCGACGCCGTAGTCATCGGCGAACCGCAACGCGCTTTCTACGGCAACCAATATGGCCTCACCTTCCCCGTCCTCGTCCACTACGGCGTGGGACTGTGGGTGCCCGAGGTCGGCGGGGCGATCGAGCCGGAGTCCGAAGCCCACGACCTGGTCATGTCCGTCTTCGGCGGGATGAGCAAGGGCGAACGCAACCGGATCAAGATCCGCGTCCGCGCCGCCATGGCCGCCCAGGCCTCCGTCGAAGGCCGTTTCCTCGGTGGCCGACCGCCATACGGCTACCGGCTCGCCGACGCCGGCCCCCACCCCAATCCCGCTAAAGCTGCTGAAGGCAAACGGTTGCATCGGCTCGAACCTGACCCGGTCACCGCGCTTGTCGTGCAGCGGATCTATGCAGAGTACGTCGCCGGCCGCGGGAAGTTCGCCATCGCCGAGGCACTCACCCGCGACGGTATCCTCTCCCCCTCAGGCAACGACCCCGCCCGCAACCGGCACCGCACCGGCGTCGCCTGGGCCAAGGGTGCGGTCGGGGTCATCCTGACCAACCCTCGCTACACCGGCCGTCAGGTCTGGAACAAGCAACGGAAAGACGAAGTCCTCATCGACGTTGAAGACGTCGGGCTCGGCCACGAAACCAAGATGCGCTGGAACACCCGCGACAAGTGGATCTTCTCCGAGCAAATCGTCCACGAACCGATCATCGACGTCGAGACCTTCCAGCGCGCCCAGGAGATCGCCGCCGCCAAGGGTGCTGGCCGCAAGACACGGGAACGGACCCGCACCCGCCATCCCTACGTTCTCAGCGGTCTGCTCCACTGCGGGGTCTGCAGCCGCCGAATGCAGGGCCAGCGCAACCATGAACGGCCGTTCTACCGCTGCCGCTACCCCATCGAATACGGGTTGGCCAACAAGACCGAGCACCCACGCAACGTCTACCTCGCCGAGCGTGACCTTCTCGGCCCCATCGACGACTGGCTCGCGACCAGCTTCGCCCCGCACCGGCTCCACGACACCATCGACGCCCTCTGCGCCGCGCAACCTGACCTCGACGTCGACCCCGCCACTGCAGCAGCCGAGAAGGTCATCGCGGAATGCGACCGAGCGCTCGAACGCCACCGCGCCGCTCTCGAGGCCGGGGCCGATGCCCAGCTCGTCACCGGGTGGATTGCCGAGACCCAGGCTCGACGAGCTGAAGCGAAGGCACGCGTCACTGCCAAGCCGATGCAGCAGCGGCTGACCAAGGACCAGATCCGCGAACTCGTCGAACGGCTCGGTGACATCCGGAAGGTACTGGCCACGGCCGCCCCCGTCCGTAAGCGGGAGCTGTACCGCCAGCTACAGCTGCAGGCCACCTACCACCCCGGTAAACGACAAGTGCGGATCGAGACTAATCTCGATCCGCACAGGTGGGGTTATGGTAAGTGTCCGAGGGGGGACTTGAACCCCCACGCCCGTTAA
- a CDS encoding Eco57I restriction-modification methylase domain-containing protein — MSHDVALKIAPVEYGEVFTREWVAQTMLDLVGYTAAKDLVHLRLVEPSCGSGAFLLPAISRLLRSLDRSDGWEDEQALEDAIRAYDLQQSNVEHCQVAAQALLEQHGVDVGRARRLSRLWVQRQDYLLSADVEPNLFVDEVPSSEVDVVIGNPPYIRLEDVADDLTAAYRLRWKTMSGRADIYVGFFERALRSLRPGGRLAFICADRWMRNQYGSALRQFVGQRYSVDCVWTMHDVDAFESVVAAYPAITLLSRRPQGLAVVADTTSSFGEESAAELAAWSMDEQAVPIDEQSASTSGVGYQAYRLPHWFPGDEMWPSGSPARLALIEHLNDNFRSLHDPAGGTRVGIGIATGADKVYVTAEDDLVETDRLLPLAMSADTRTGKFQWSGNYLVNPWDEEGGLVDLSRYPRLEDYYARNIDSLVGRHTAKSKPRQWYRTIDKVNNDLIAKPKLLIQDMRTTINPVWEPGGHYPHHNLYFVVSDQWDLKVLGGILLSRIAQAFIEAYCVRMRGNTLRFQAQYLKRIRLPEFDTLEADVKESLVEAFDARDVEKATEAALRAYKLDRNVLD; from the coding sequence GTGTCCCATGACGTCGCGTTGAAGATCGCTCCCGTCGAGTACGGCGAGGTATTTACCCGTGAGTGGGTTGCTCAGACCATGCTCGATCTGGTCGGTTACACTGCCGCCAAAGATCTCGTACACCTGAGACTCGTCGAGCCGTCCTGCGGTAGCGGTGCCTTCCTGTTGCCGGCAATCTCGCGTCTTCTGCGCAGCTTGGACCGGTCTGATGGGTGGGAAGATGAACAGGCGCTCGAGGATGCTATCCGCGCGTATGACCTGCAGCAGTCAAACGTGGAGCACTGTCAGGTCGCGGCTCAGGCATTGCTGGAGCAACATGGGGTTGACGTAGGACGTGCTCGGCGACTGAGTCGGCTCTGGGTTCAACGACAGGACTACCTCCTTTCGGCTGATGTTGAGCCAAATTTGTTTGTTGATGAAGTTCCTTCCAGTGAAGTTGACGTAGTAATCGGCAATCCACCCTACATTCGGCTAGAGGATGTGGCTGATGATTTAACCGCTGCGTACAGGCTTAGGTGGAAGACAATGTCCGGCCGAGCTGACATCTATGTTGGTTTCTTTGAGAGAGCACTTCGCTCCTTGAGGCCCGGTGGACGATTGGCTTTCATTTGTGCGGACCGGTGGATGCGTAATCAATATGGTTCCGCCCTGCGGCAATTTGTCGGTCAACGTTACAGTGTAGACTGCGTTTGGACTATGCACGACGTCGACGCATTTGAGTCCGTGGTCGCGGCTTATCCTGCAATTACGCTGTTGAGTCGGCGGCCTCAAGGTTTGGCTGTCGTTGCCGATACAACAAGTTCCTTCGGAGAAGAATCGGCGGCCGAGCTTGCGGCATGGTCTATGGATGAGCAAGCGGTGCCGATAGATGAGCAATCGGCGTCGACTTCTGGTGTTGGATATCAGGCGTACCGGTTGCCGCACTGGTTCCCGGGTGACGAGATGTGGCCATCGGGTAGTCCTGCAAGGTTGGCTTTAATTGAACATCTCAATGATAATTTTCGGTCCTTACATGACCCGGCTGGTGGAACTAGGGTTGGAATAGGCATCGCTACTGGTGCTGACAAAGTATATGTGACTGCCGAAGACGATCTTGTTGAGACCGATAGGCTCTTGCCGCTTGCTATGTCGGCAGATACTCGCACCGGAAAGTTTCAGTGGAGTGGCAATTACCTGGTCAATCCTTGGGATGAGGAGGGTGGCCTTGTAGACTTATCGAGGTACCCACGACTGGAAGATTACTACGCTCGAAATATTGATAGCCTCGTGGGGCGCCACACTGCTAAGTCCAAGCCTAGGCAGTGGTATCGAACAATTGACAAGGTCAACAATGACTTGATCGCTAAGCCAAAGTTATTGATTCAAGATATGCGTACGACGATCAATCCGGTGTGGGAGCCGGGCGGCCACTATCCTCATCACAATCTCTACTTCGTGGTGTCTGATCAGTGGGATCTGAAGGTTCTTGGAGGTATTCTGCTGTCGCGTATCGCGCAGGCTTTTATTGAAGCTTACTGCGTCCGGATGCGCGGGAACACTCTGCGCTTTCAGGCTCAGTATCTTAAGCGGATCAGGCTGCCGGAATTTGATACGTTGGAAGCTGACGTTAAGGAATCCCTCGTCGAAGCGTTCGATGCGCGCGACGTTGAGAAGGCGACCGAGGCGGCTCTGCGTGCATACAAACTGGATCGAAATGTCTTGGATTAA
- a CDS encoding BTAD domain-containing putative transcriptional regulator codes for MRYELLGPVRAWRDDVEIELGPPQQRATLAVLLLQEGTPLTPSQLVSALWSGAEPRAAIGMVRSYVSRLRHAGVPIESASGGYALAAPALDQTEFQRLLASARSSASLRAALALWHGTPLSGLSGAYAEAERVRLAELRLTAREDLAAADIAEGRHAEASTALTDLIAEEPLRERPRELQMLALYRSGRQAEALAVFTSTQQLLESELGLYPGPQLKEMQRRILAADPTLTPVKPSGPSQLPPQLPEFTGRAPELATLVEALKPMDSSVPVQGIEGLAAIGKTTLAVQAAHKVSGSFPDGRLFVDLAASPDPLAELLRGIGVTALPGSSSERAALWRARTTGLRLLVVLDDARSEEEIRPLIPGPAGPAVLITARQRLYGLAHTQWTKLSGLSPSDSLTLLEHLLGPARLAEDPAASLTLATRTAGFPQVLQAVAARLASRPAWTMSEALTRLGRPAPGASVTPPECWAIEKPYESTLSQLTPTQAEAFRSLASPAPISVPTAASILRIPLSDAAVLLESLVDAHLLEPFGTDRYRYEEPLLMFALGRQAESMQPG; via the coding sequence ATGCGGTACGAGCTGCTGGGCCCGGTCCGAGCGTGGCGCGACGACGTCGAGATCGAGCTGGGCCCACCCCAGCAACGAGCGACCCTGGCGGTGCTCCTCCTGCAGGAAGGCACGCCGCTGACCCCGTCCCAGCTGGTATCGGCCCTGTGGAGCGGCGCCGAGCCCCGGGCGGCGATCGGCATGGTCCGCTCGTACGTGTCCCGCCTGCGCCACGCGGGCGTCCCCATCGAATCCGCGTCCGGCGGCTACGCCCTTGCTGCACCGGCCCTGGACCAGACGGAGTTCCAGCGCCTGCTCGCTTCGGCCCGCTCCTCTGCTTCCTTGAGGGCCGCACTGGCCCTATGGCACGGAACCCCGTTGTCCGGCCTTTCGGGCGCCTACGCGGAGGCGGAGCGAGTGCGGCTGGCGGAGCTCCGCCTGACCGCCCGCGAAGACCTGGCGGCAGCGGACATCGCCGAGGGCCGCCACGCGGAGGCATCGACGGCCTTGACCGACCTGATCGCCGAGGAACCGCTGCGCGAGCGCCCCCGCGAGCTGCAGATGCTGGCGCTGTACCGCTCCGGCCGCCAGGCGGAGGCGCTGGCGGTGTTCACCAGCACCCAGCAGCTCCTGGAGTCGGAGCTGGGCCTGTACCCCGGCCCGCAGCTGAAGGAGATGCAACGGCGGATCTTGGCGGCGGACCCGACGTTGACTCCGGTCAAGCCGTCCGGCCCCTCCCAGCTGCCACCCCAACTCCCGGAGTTCACGGGCCGCGCCCCGGAGCTGGCGACGCTGGTCGAGGCCCTGAAGCCCATGGATTCGTCGGTCCCGGTCCAAGGCATCGAAGGCCTGGCGGCGATCGGCAAGACAACCCTGGCCGTCCAAGCGGCGCACAAGGTGTCGGGATCCTTCCCGGACGGCCGCCTGTTCGTGGACCTGGCGGCGTCCCCGGACCCGCTGGCGGAGCTGCTACGCGGAATAGGCGTGACGGCGCTGCCCGGTTCGTCCAGCGAACGCGCGGCTTTGTGGCGAGCCCGGACAACGGGCCTGCGCCTCCTGGTGGTCCTCGACGACGCCCGAAGCGAAGAGGAGATCCGCCCCCTGATCCCAGGCCCAGCCGGCCCGGCGGTACTCATCACGGCCCGCCAGCGCCTGTACGGCCTGGCGCACACGCAGTGGACCAAACTGAGCGGCTTGAGCCCCTCGGACTCGCTGACGCTGCTGGAGCACCTGCTCGGCCCCGCCCGGCTCGCGGAGGACCCAGCAGCGTCCTTGACCTTGGCGACCCGAACAGCGGGCTTCCCCCAGGTCCTCCAGGCGGTGGCGGCGAGGTTGGCCTCCCGCCCGGCGTGGACGATGTCGGAAGCCCTGACCCGGTTGGGACGTCCGGCCCCAGGAGCCTCGGTGACACCCCCGGAGTGCTGGGCGATCGAGAAGCCGTACGAGTCGACCCTGTCCCAGCTGACCCCGACCCAAGCCGAGGCGTTCCGATCCCTGGCCTCCCCAGCCCCGATCTCGGTCCCCACGGCGGCTTCGATCTTGCGAATACCCCTGAGCGACGCGGCGGTGCTGCTGGAGTCCCTGGTGGACGCCCACTTGCTGGAGCCGTTCGGCACGGACCGCTACCGGTACGAGGAGCCGTTGCTGATGTTCGCCCTGGGCCGGCAGGCTGAATCGATGCAGCCTGGCTGA